A stretch of Suncus etruscus isolate mSunEtr1 chromosome 9, mSunEtr1.pri.cur, whole genome shotgun sequence DNA encodes these proteins:
- the SYS1 gene encoding protein SYS1 homolog isoform X3, with translation MAGQFRSYVWDPLLILSQIVLMQTVYYGSLGLWLALVDGLVRSSPSLDQMFDDQILGFSTPPGRLSMMSFVLNALTWS, from the exons ATGGCGGGCCAGTTCCGCAGCTACGTCTGGGACCCTCTGCTGATCCTGTCCCAGATCGTCCTCATGCAGACCGTCTACTACGGCTCGCTGGGCCTGTGGCTGGCCCTGGTGGACGGGCTGGTGCGGAGCAGCCCTTCGCTGGACCAGATGTTTGACGATCAG ATCCTGGGCTTTTCCACCCCCCCAGGCCGGCTCTCCATGATGTCCTTCGTTCTCAATGCCCTTACCTG
- the TP53TG5 gene encoding TP53-target gene 5 protein → MDSGRTQAVAGPGLTPPVLRPHAHNMNHPVKKKFKHGVAAMMQNKGSQSKIQQPISKTFKQDRLKVVLRNLALLKLLKNPNHRIQELYKLAKACWNSLLRSPRVFKMSSQHTDVFKMVRCNDDKESQEAGNSQSRQKLEADKSARKPEERERSTLGLRLRERTKTKWLFAAKPREKQAELVETNATEALPGQNLTTCPSRAGQNRPPTRDPTVVFLKTSQHRTSIGDMKKQNAESQWLWFAGLPTRIHLPGPRVMCRSSRWRWINRCCTRSCSIELPMYHPCRRGISLEAAASGHPDVWHVMPRANELHPSTTFASAL, encoded by the exons ATGGACAGTGGCAGGACGCAGGCAGTAGCTGGTCCAGGCCTCACTCCACCTGTTTTGAGACCCCACGCCCACAACATGAATCACCCTGTAAAGAAGAAATTCAAGCATGGTGTGGCTGCCATG ATGCAAAACAAGGGATCACAGAGCAAGATACAGCAGCCTATCAGCAAAACATTCAAGCAAGACCGTCTTAAAGTG GTGTTAAGAAATTTAGCACTCTTGAAGCTACTCAAGAACCCAAACCACCGGATCCAAGAACTGTATAAGCTGGCTAAAGCATGTTGGAATTCACTGCTCAGATCTCCAAGGGTCTTCAAGATGTCCTCTCA ACACACTGACGTCTTCAAGATGGTAAGATGCAACGACGACAAAGAGTCTCAGGAGGCTGGGAACTCCCAGAGTAGGCAGAAGTTGGAGGCAGATAAATCTGCAAGGAAGCCTGAAGAGAGGGAGAGGTCAACGCTCGGGTTGAGGCTGAGGGAGAGGACCAAGACAAAGTGGCTATTTGCTGCCAAGCCTCGAGAAAAACAGGCAGAGCTAGTAGAGACAAATGCCACCGAGGCCCTGCCAGGCCAGAACCTGACCACCTGCCCTAGCAGAGCCGGGCAGAATCGACCTCCCACCAGGGATCCCACAGTTGTCTTCTTGAAGACCAGCCAACACAGAACATCCATTGGGGACATGAAGAAGCAGAATGCAGAGAGCCAGTGGCTGTGGTTTGCGGGGCTGCCCACGCGAATACACCTCCCAGGGCCGCGGGTGATGTGCAGGTCTTCCAGGTGGCGCTGGATCAACCGATGCTGCACTCGATCCTGCTCCATTGAGCTGCCTATGTACCATCCATGCAGG CGGGGAATCAGCCTGGAGGCTGCTGCATCAGGACACCCTGATGTTTGGCATGTCATGCCCAGAGCCAATGAGCTGCACCCCTCCACCACCTTCGCCAGTGCTCTATGA
- the SYS1 gene encoding protein SYS1 homolog isoform X2, with amino-acid sequence MAGQFRSYVWDPLLILSQIVLMQTVYYGSLGLWLALVDGLVRSSPSLDQMFDDQILGFSTPPGRLSMMSFVLNALTCSRFPSALTWWLVQVVCIALMAVIGEYLCMRTELKEIPLNSAPKSNV; translated from the exons ATGGCGGGCCAGTTCCGCAGCTACGTCTGGGACCCTCTGCTGATCCTGTCCCAGATCGTCCTCATGCAGACCGTCTACTACGGCTCGCTGGGCCTGTGGCTGGCCCTGGTGGACGGGCTGGTGCGGAGCAGCCCTTCGCTGGACCAGATGTTTGACGATCAG ATCCTGGGCTTTTCCACCCCCCCAGGCCGGCTCTCCATGATGTCCTTCGTTCTCAATGCCCTTACCTG CTCCCGCTTCCCCTCAGCACTGACCTGGTGGCTGGTCCAGGTCGTTTGCATTGCACTCATGGCTGTCATCGGGGAGTACCTGTGCATGCGGACGGAGCTCAAGGAGATCCCTCTCAATTCAGCCCCCAAGTCCAATGTCTAG
- the SYS1 gene encoding protein SYS1 homolog isoform X1 — MAGQFRSYVWDPLLILSQIVLMQTVYYGSLGLWLALVDGLVRSSPSLDQMFDDQILGFSTPPGRLSMMSFVLNALTCALGLLYFIRRGKQCLDFTVTVHFFHLLGCWFYSSRFPSALTWWLVQVVCIALMAVIGEYLCMRTELKEIPLNSAPKSNV; from the exons ATGGCGGGCCAGTTCCGCAGCTACGTCTGGGACCCTCTGCTGATCCTGTCCCAGATCGTCCTCATGCAGACCGTCTACTACGGCTCGCTGGGCCTGTGGCTGGCCCTGGTGGACGGGCTGGTGCGGAGCAGCCCTTCGCTGGACCAGATGTTTGACGATCAG ATCCTGGGCTTTTCCACCCCCCCAGGCCGGCTCTCCATGATGTCCTTCGTTCTCAATGCCCTTACCTG TGCCCTGGGCTTGCTGTACTTCATCCGGCGAGGGAAGCAGTGCCTGGATTTCACTGTCACTGTCCATTTCTTTCACCTCCTGGGCTGCTGGTTCTACAGCTCCCGCTTCCCCTCAGCACTGACCTGGTGGCTGGTCCAGGTCGTTTGCATTGCACTCATGGCTGTCATCGGGGAGTACCTGTGCATGCGGACGGAGCTCAAGGAGATCCCTCTCAATTCAGCCCCCAAGTCCAATGTCTAG